AACTCATCGTTCTAATCACACACGTATTCATTCTTCATTCAATTATCGcaatcatcaacaacaacaacgttATAATCAGCGTAATCAACAAATTCAACAACAACGAGGCTATAATCCGCGCCCTAATTATCAGCCTTCTAGACGACATAATCacaattttcatactaatccaCGCGAAAATTATCAGTCCTCTGCTGGACCTGAATACTCTTCAGGTATACTATCAATTAGTCCGTACTCACACATTGCTAATGTATTTGGGACTCTACCAATTGTGTTCAATCGGATTAGTGGAGAAACGTTTCATTATCTCCACTGCTTGGCTCTTCGTTTGGCTCTTCGTTTTATTGATCACTTATTCATTGAGTTTCGTGCTctgtatgatgatgatgatgatgatggtgatgtgttaaagtatttaaaaataagaactCATCATATTGTTGCTAAAGATGAAGTCGATACCGAAGTAGCTGAGGTAGAATCAAATAGTTGTTCAATATGTCTATCTGTATACGAAAACGAAGAGAATATTGGAGCGTTGCAATGTGGACACGAGTATCATACAGACTGCATCAAACCATGGCTGTTGAAGAAGAATGGTTGTCCGCTGTGTAGAGCTTCAGTTTTGTAAACACACAAATTAAGACTCAAAGTAGTAAAGACATTTACACAAATAAATATGGTCGAAATTTAGCTTAATTGGGTTGTCCTGTTTCATCATATTGTCTTCGGAATAACGTTGGGTAAATGATCATCTTTTTATTTCGTTTATAATATGTAACTTTAGAAGTCTatagtccttttttttttttttttttatgtaattgcAAGTGTTAGGAAATCATCTAATGTTTTGTGTTAAGAGCTTGTTTGACATTGTGTCAAGAGGTCGATTAAGTGTTTGAATATATACATGTTCATCAATTATCACTATAtcccttattaattaattgacttTATCTcataagtttaattaattttcattaaaaaacattatttttattttatataataattttatactattatttatattttattatgtaatttgtagatatatacatatatatgatatgcTGAATAATCTCAACGTTCCAATTgctttttcaactttttcagGCTTTCCATTGGTTAGAACTATAAGGAAGAGAATGGATCATGTAATAGCTGTTACGATATTAAAATAAGTGtttaacaaatataacaagtaatttaaaataagttaagaagTGTTTAgcaacttaaaaaataatttaagataaaTCAAAGCTAGATCTCtccttactttttattttcttgacttaaaagttattttaatttcactttttatttttttgatttaaaaactatttttgggAATGTACTCGTTGAGGATCTAAACTTGTTCACATTACTTTCTTTTGTTATATCTGttgaaatatatgaatttttttagatCATGATATCATAAGCTCTTTTTAACAAATTGTATTAAGTTTTAAATACAAAATCATAAttgtcattaaatttttttgacccCAAATCGATTCAAAATAGGAATCCAACTAAAAACtctttttaacaaattaaataaaggaTATTTTCTAAGCCCAAATCGATTCAAATTAGGAATCCAactaaaattagtaaaataatattaaactcATTCAAATTTAACTCTATTAATACTTTGCTCGAATCCAAACTATATTTGTATCCTTATTTTTTCTGCTCAAACTCAAAAAGAAGACATTATGAGTAATCATAGAGAAAATCGTTCTTCACGTAAACACACACCTATTATTTCTTCTCCCAATTATCGCAATCGTCAACAACAACGAAGCTATAATCCACGTACTTCACGGGGCCACAATCTTTGTAGTCCATATAATCATGAGGAGGTGAAAGAAGACTATCTGtttaagtatttgaaaataagaaCTTACTATACTGAAGATGAACTCGATTACGAAGTAGAATCAGAAATTTGTGTTATATGCCAATGTGAATTTGAAGACGAAGAGAGCATTGGAGAACTGCATTGCGGACACAAATATCATACAGATTGCATCAAACAATCGCTGCTGAACAGGAAAGTTTGCCCCATATGCAAAGCAAGAGCTTTGCGTTTTACAGATCGTTTGATgtgaaagataattttattttgattttagtcaattttgagaattgtttttttcttcttcttattttgtaTGAGAGACACAAGTTTTTAGTATAAAACATTTAACTTGTGTTAGACGTCCAATTTAgacttttaaaagttaaaaggtAATTTTAAGATTCTTTTACTAAATTTGCATAGTTACTTACACTCTTAGATTGTGACTCAAACAAGTTGACTCATCTAGACTTCTCCGGCAATCAGCCAGACTTTTCTGATGACTCCAAAATCCAACCAATAcgtatttcttttcctttcttgttcttcaaacTTTAGTGCTCCTTGTacctctatttttatttttcagtgTTTTGACTTTTCCTCTATTATGCTTTATAttatgggcaactttcacatatagcaaacaaaaaattcatatttgtat
The sequence above is a segment of the Solanum lycopersicum chromosome 10, SLM_r2.1 genome. Coding sequences within it:
- the LOC104644438 gene encoding uncharacterized protein; translated protein: MCAYRQTHRSNHTRIHSSFNYRNHQQQQRYNQRNQQIQQQRGYNPRPNYQPSRRHNHNFHTNPRENYQSSAGPEYSSGILSISPYSHIANVFGTLPIVFNRISGETFHYLHCLALRLALRFIDHLFIEFRALYDDDDDDGDVLKYLKIRTHHIVAKDEVDTEVAEVESNSCSICLSVYENEENIGALQCGHEYHTDCIKPWLLKKNGCPLCRASVL